AAGAAAGAAAATGCAGATTTATTGAATGCACTGAAAGAATTCTCAGTAAATGGATGGAAGAAAAAAGGTATAGAAATAAATGCTTGGGCTTCACCTGAAGGAGAAATAAATTTCAACCAGAATCTTTCTGCTGACAGAGCAAAAGCAGCTCAGAATATGTTGAAAAAATATATTGATGAAGAAACCAACAAAATAGCAAAAGCAAAAGATAAAAAAGCCAAACCCATTAAAGATTCTACACAATATGATGTAAAAGCCAATGGCGAGGACTGGAAAGGATTTGTTGCAGAACTTGATAAATCCACTTTTAAGGATAAAAGCGTAATTCTTAACGTTATCAATGCTCAAAATGATGTTACAAAACGTCAACAGGAAATAAACAAAATGGTTGTTGTTTATAAAGAAGTAGAAGACGATATTTTACCAGGACTTAGAAGAGCTGAAATAAAAGTTAATTCACTGAAACCATCAAGAACCGATGAACAAATAGCAGCACTTTCAACAACAAAACCCGATTCACTGAAACTTGAAGAATTGCTTTATGCAGCTACTTTAACTAATGATGCAAATATTAAACTAAAAATTTACAAATCAGCAACTACCGTTTATCCTCAAGATTGGAGAGGATACAACAATGCTGCATACATTGATATAAAATCAAATAATCTTGACGAAGCAACAACATTACTTGAAAAAGCAAACACGTTGTCACCAAATAACGGAATGGTTTTGAATAATCAGGGAGTTATCGCAGCAATGAAAAAAGATTATGATAATGCAAAAACACTTTTTGAAACTGCACAGCAGAACGGACAAAATGCAGGATATAATATTGGAATAATTAATCTTAGAAAAGGTGATTATGCAGGAGCATTAGCTTCGTTCTCCGGTATTACTTGCAACTATAATCTTGCACTTGCACAATTGCTTTCAAAAGATAATGCATCAGCTACAACTACTATTGACTGCATAAAGGAGAAAACAGCATATTCTTATTATTTAATGGCAGTAGTTGGAGCAAGAACAAATAATGTAGGTATGTTAACAGAAGGACTTACAAAAGCTGTTCAATTAGATGGCAAATATAAAGCACAAGCGAAAGACGACAGAGAATTCTTAAAATTCTTCAGCAATTCGCAATTTCAGGATGCTGTGAAATAATAAATAAATAATAAAAATTTAAAGGGTTGCTTTTTTAAAAGTAGCCCTTTATTTTTGGTTATGCTTAAGTATCTGAATTGTTCGGGTTAAAATATGGGTATATGTCTGTCTATTGCTTGTTCTAACGAAACATAAGTTTCGGTTCTTGCAACTCCCTGAATGGGTTGAATTTTATTTATTAAAATGTTTGTTAAATCGGCATTGTCTTTGCAATAAATTTTAACAAATGTAGAAAAATCACCGGTTGTGTAATGACACTCAGTAACTTCAGGAATTTTTTTCAATTCCTCAACTGCAGATTTATAAAAAGTTGGTTTTTCAAGAAAAATTCCAATAAATGCACAAGTAGTTAATCCTGCAACTATTGGATTAACTGTAAAATGTGAACCGGAAATATATCCGGCATCTTCAAGCTTCTGAACTCTTTGATGAATTGCAGCACCTGAAAGGCCACATTCTCTTGCTACTTCAAGAAAAGGCGTTCGTGCATTATTCATTAATAAGGATAAAATTTTCTTATCGGTGCTGTCAATTTGATATTTTTCACTCATACGTTTTTTAATTATAAATTAAAAATTCTACACAAATATAAATAACATTTTAACTGAAAACTAACTTTTTTTATTATAATTTTTTTAAGCTTTTCCAACACTTCCCAAAACATTTGTAATTTTATGCTTATAAAGTTCTTTTAGTTGCTCTCTAGCAGGACCAAGATATTTTCTCGGGTCAAATTCACCGGGACTGTCAACGAATACTTTGCGTATTGCTGCTGTAACAGCCAGACGACCATCGGAATCAATGTTTATTTTGCAAACCGATGAAGTTGCAGCTCTTCGGAGTTGTTCTTCGGGAATACCGACAGCATCTTTTAATTTACCCCCGTTTGCGTTAATTGTTTTCACAATATCAGCTGGTACTGATGAAGCTCCATGCAGTACAATCGGAAATCCGGGAATTCTTTTTTCAACTTCTTCAAGAATGTCGAAACGTAATGGCGGTGGTATAAGAACGCCATCGGCATTGCGTGTGCATTGTTCCGGCTTGAATTTAGTAGCTCCGTGAGATGTGCCTATGGAAATTGCAAGTGAATCAACATTTGTTTTTTTAACAAAATCTTCAACCTGTTCGGGTTGTGTGTATATTGATTTTGCTGCTTCTACATCATCTTCAATACCTGACAAAACACCAAGTTCACCTTCAACGGTTACATCATATTTATGTGCATATTCAACAACCTGTTTGGTTAATTCTACATTTTTTTCATAAGGATGATGAGAACCGTCAATCATTACAGAAGAAAAACCATATTCAATACATGATTTGCATAATTCAAAAGTATCTCCATGGTCAAGATGTAAAACTATAGGAACAGAAAATCCCAGCTCTTTCCCATATTCAACAGCTCCCTGAGCCATATATTGCAACAAAGTTTGATTTGCATATTTTCTTGCTCCGCTTGATACTTGCAAAATAACTGGAGATTTTGTTTCTACGCAAGCCATTATTATTGCCTGCAACTGTTCCATGTTATTGAAATTAAAAGCAGGAATTGCATATTTGCCTGTTATTGCTTTTTGGAACAATTCTTTTGAGTTTACAAGTCCGATTTCTTTATAATGAATCATAGTTTTAAGTTTTTTTGTAAAATTAACAATATAAATTATTTTGTAAAAAAAATAGTTTAAAAATTTTCATTTAAATTTTTCCCTGTATATGAGTTTTTACATTTTACCAAATCTTCAGGTTTACCTTCAAAAACAATATTTCCGCCATTATCGCCGCCTTCCGGTCCCAAATCTATAATCCAGTCGGCGCATTTAATAACTTCGGGATTATGCTCAATAACAATAATTGAATGACCTTGACTTAATAAAGAATTAAAAGCAATAAGCAATTTGTTGATATCGTGAAAATGCAAGCCGGTTGTGGGCTCATCAAAAATAAATAGTGTTTTATTTGCAGTATTTCTTTGTCCGATAAAATAACTAAGTTTTATTCTTTGTGCTTCACCTCCGCTCAAAGTGCTTGATGACTGCCCAAGATGAACATATCCCATGCCTATTTCAGAAAACGGTTTTAATTTTTCCACGATTTTTTTTTCAATAAAATTATTTTCTTCGCTAGCACCAAATAGTTCTATTGCCTCGTCAACAGTCATGTTGAGAATATCATTAATATCATTTCCTTTATATTTTACTTCAAGAATTTCATCTTTATATCGTTTCCCTCTACAAACATCACAGGTTAAATGTATATCAGCCATAAACTGCATTTCTATCACTACTTCGCCATCGCCACTACATTCATCACAGCGACCTCCCGGAACATTAAAGGAAAAATACCCGGGAGTATATCCGCGTAATTTCGATAATTGCTGGTTCGAAAACAAAAGCCGTATATCATCAAATACTTTTACATAAGTTACGGGATTGGAACGCGACGACCTGCCAATCGGATTCTGGTCAACAAATTCCACGTTGCTTAGATAATTTATATCTCCATCTAATTTATCATATTTTCCGGGCTTTTCGGAGTTCTTTTGATAAGCTTTACAAAGCGAAGGATATAAAATATTTTTAACGAGTGATGACTTTCCCGAGCCGCTGACACCTGTTATTACTGTCAAAACATTTAAGGGAAATTTTACATTGATATTTTTAAGATTGTTTTCTTTTGCTCCTTTAATTTCTAAATACTCCTTCCATTCACGTCGTTTTTTAGGTGTTTTTATCTGCAGTTCCTTATTCAGATATTTTGAAGTGATGCTTGTTTTATTTTTTATTAAGTCCTTATTTTCTC
The sequence above is a segment of the Bacteroidales bacterium genome. Coding sequences within it:
- a CDS encoding class II fructose-bisphosphate aldolase, giving the protein MIHYKEIGLVNSKELFQKAITGKYAIPAFNFNNMEQLQAIIMACVETKSPVILQVSSGARKYANQTLLQYMAQGAVEYGKELGFSVPIVLHLDHGDTFELCKSCIEYGFSSVMIDGSHHPYEKNVELTKQVVEYAHKYDVTVEGELGVLSGIEDDVEAAKSIYTQPEQVEDFVKKTNVDSLAISIGTSHGATKFKPEQCTRNADGVLIPPPLRFDILEEVEKRIPGFPIVLHGASSVPADIVKTINANGGKLKDAVGIPEEQLRRAATSSVCKINIDSDGRLAVTAAIRKVFVDSPGEFDPRKYLGPAREQLKELYKHKITNVLGSVGKA
- a CDS encoding Lrp/AsnC ligand binding domain-containing protein; this translates as MSEKYQIDSTDKKILSLLMNNARTPFLEVARECGLSGAAIHQRVQKLEDAGYISGSHFTVNPIVAGLTTCAFIGIFLEKPTFYKSAVEELKKIPEVTECHYTTGDFSTFVKIYCKDNADLTNILINKIQPIQGVARTETYVSLEQAIDRHIPIF